The Aedes aegypti strain LVP_AGWG chromosome 3, AaegL5.0 Primary Assembly, whole genome shotgun sequence genome contains a region encoding:
- the LOC5575254 gene encoding insulin-like growth factor-binding protein complex acid labile subunit — protein MKSQVVVIITALLALMVPVIKSISYCPNSCTCDDEKLHVTCGEGSLDVLPIALNPSIRRLVIKFHKIRSIDSSIQFYSDLTMLDLSYNQLLNIPDSIFMYQRRLLQLHLNNNKLGTLSNKTFAGLTDLRVLNLRGNFLDQITSAMFEELPKLEELNLGQNRIGQLDPKAFEGLSELRVLYLDDNAIKTIPTLSLTPLKTLAELYMGTNSLYKIQQGAFEGLQSLRRLDIHGSMLVNITVDTFQGLENIRSIDLSDNHLLKVPTVQLSMLKRLEDLVIGQNDFEVIPEGAFFGLNNLKSIDISGALNLKRIQAGAFSANPNLESITIASNKELHELDEGAFSGLPHIKKVILRDNKITTFREELLPWKHLTSFDVSENPLSCDCQMLWLRNLLHRKNIESEEAQIVCIHPDRLHGESLREISAEMLGCKHLQSKERAIFGAIIVASAATITTFVLIVYRLRHRILETFRRHWRANKRNTLQEEKDMEIQKTLGEGDYHQPHCNIYTYNYHPVFRNHQHPSPLYSGGQYSLPFPHYQSQGGTPQPQSHQLHQQQMQPLPQTPASSSSTTSTLVLSSQPGHSATIYSPQYAHHIYEVPKNVSDT, from the coding sequence ATGAAGTCGCAAGTGGTCGTGATTATAACAGCACTGCTGGCGCTGATGGTACCGGTGATTAAATCCATCTCGTACTGCCCCAACAGCTGTACGTGCGATGACGAGAAGCTGCATGTGACTTGTGGAGAAGGATCATTGGACGTGCTGCCGATTGCATTGAATCCATCGATCCGCCGCTTGGTTATTAAATTTCACAAGATCAGGTCGATTGACTCGTCGATTCAATTTTACTCGGACTTGACAATGCTGGATCTTAGCTATAATCAATTGTTGAACATTCCGGATTCCATCTTTATGTACCAAAGGAGGCTGCTTCAACTGCACTTGAACAACAATAAACTCGGCACATTGAGCAATAAAACGTTTGCTGGCCTGACGGACCTACGGGTATTGAACCTGCGGGGAAATTTCTTAGATCAAATTACAAGTGCAATGTTTGAGGAGCTTCCAAAGTTAGAGGAGTTGAACCTTGGCCAGAACAGAATTGGACAGTTGGATCCAAAGGCGTTCGAGGGTTTGAGCGAACTGCGTGTGCTCTATCTGGATGATAATGCAATCAAGACAATACCAACGCTTTCCCTTACACCTCTCAAGACATTGGCAGAGTTGTACATGGGGACGAATTCATTGTACAAAATCCAACAAGGAGCATTTGAAGGGCTGCAATCCCTGAGAAGGTTGGATATCCATGGGTCAATGCTGGTCAACATAACTGTTGATACATTCCAAGGTCTGGAGAACATAAGGTCTATCGATCTTTCGGATAATCATTTGCTGAAGGTCCCAACGGTTCAACTGAGTATGCTCAAACGGTTAGAAGACTTGGTCATCGGTCAAAATGACTTCGAGGTCATCCCAGAGGGAGCCTTTTTTGGCCTTAACAATCTGAAAAGCATCGACATCTCTGGAGCACTGAATCTCAAACGAATCCAGGCTGGAGCATTTTCAGCGAACCCAAATTTGGAATCAATCACCATTGCATCTAACAAGGAACTACATGAGCTGGATGAAGGTGCTTTCTCAGGATTACCACATATCAAGAAGGTCATCTTACGAGATAACAAAATTACGACGTTCCGTGAAGAGCTGCTGCCTTGGAAGCACCTAACTAGCTTCGATGTTTCGGAGAACCCCCTCAGCTGTGATTGTCAAATGCTATGGCTGCGAAACCTGCTCCATCGGAAGAACATCGAATCCGAAGAAGCTCAGATCGTTTGTATCCATCCAGATCGTCTGCATGGCGAGTCATTGAGAGAAATTTCCGCCGAAATGCTTGGCTGTAAGCACTTGCAATCCAAAGAGCGGGCCATTTTCGGAGCCATCATCGTGGCTTCTGCTGCCACAATTACAACCTTCGTGCTGATTGTGTACCGACTGCGGCATCGAATTCTGGAAACCTTCCGTCGTCATTGGCGAGCTAATAAGCGCAACACTCTCCAGGAGGAAAAAGATATGGAGATTCAGAAGACGCTGGGTGAAGGTGACTATCATCAGCCTCATTGCAACATCTACACCTACAATTACCACCCGGTGTTCAGGAACCATCAGCATCCTTCCCCCCTTTACTCCGGCGGTCAGTACTCGCTGCCTTTCCCTCATTATCAGTCGCAGGGAGGAACTCCGCAGCCACAGTCTCACCAGCTGCACCAGCAGCAGATGCAGCCTTTGCCTCAGACGCCGGCATCCAGCTCTTCGACGACATCCACGCTGGTCCTGTCGAGCCAACCGGGCCATAGTGCGACCATCTACTCGCCCCAGTATGCCCATCACATATACGAAGTTCCGAAGAACGTTTCGGATACTTAG